The stretch of DNA TGTTAGAAGATGTTTCCAGTAATAAACACGATTATTATGGCGTGATTCGATGGGGTATTCAATATTCCACTGATGTTCTATTTAGTGTCGGAATTTCTTCGTCCCTGTATTTTCCATCCTATAGAGGGAGCACTTCCATCATGCAGGCAGGCCTGGAGGGCACCTTCTTTATTCCTGAGACCCCCATGTACCTGAATCTCTATACGATTATGCAAAAGGTTCATAGGGGAGAACGAGGCAGTTCCCAGGGATTCAATCTCGGATTTCTGCTTTAAGTATCCTGGCTAATTTTATAGAATATAAAGATGAGTAGAAATAGAAGGACCCCGCTCATAAGCCAGAAGGCCCGGGATGAAATAAAATCAAGGACAGGATTTTTACAGGGAGGTGATTCAGGCTGATTCTTTATTTCCAAGTCTACAGATTCATTCTTTCCAGAATAACCACAGCGGGGACATCCTCCCTTAAAGAAATCTGCCTCATCCGTATACCCGCAGGAGGGGCATTTGACGGCCTTGAAGCGGACCCCGCATTCCGGACAAGTCGTTGTATTCCGATTCACTTCTTTACCGCAGTTGTCACAATAAAAACCCATTATTTTTTCAAAATTCCCAGGATGGTCAGGTCATCATACTGAGCATCTTCCTTCAAATGGGAATAGTAGGTGTACTCGGGAGATTCTTCGTCTACAATAGGATATCTGAAATAGTCTCTGTACTGGTCAAAATGTTTTTTAAGGTAATCATCGACTTTATTATCAATTCTGATTCTATCATCGACTCCTGCGTTTGGATCAAGGTAGAGTCTGAAAACTTTTTCCGCTGATATCAGCCCCAGTACAGTGTCTTTCAAATCACCCGAACCATTTGAATAGTCAAAAGAAAGGTTTATACTCGGATTGGGCTGATGGTATTGGTAAATCTTATATTGCTTTTTCTTTAAGATGGCTTCCATGATTTCTTCGATTCTGGCTAAACCAAGCTCTTCGTTGTCGGAATCCAACTCATGAGATACAAAATCTTCATCTCCCACTATAGATGAGTCACAGCTACCGTCACATTTTATCAGTGATAAATCAATATTCCTGAATGTGCGTTTCGCTTCTTCTATTCCATCTGTAAATAGAAAGAGAATATCATTTTTTTTCAATTGGTGAGTAATCTGTTTGAAAGCATCATCCCCGATGACATCAGAAGTAAACATTCCAGCTGCAGGGGATGTTTCCATTTCTTTTTTCACAACCCTTTGCTCAGTACCATCATAATAGTAAAAAATTTTGTCTCCCGCATGACATATCCAGCATTTACCGGTTTCTATGTTGATGATGGTCACAATCAAGGCTGCAAATTTTCCCTGAAAGTCAATTTCTGCAATAAGGTCATTGATATTCATAACCAGCTTTTCCAGATGAATTCCATCTCTCTTGATATCCAGTTTTGAGAAATAATCCTTAAAGAGTGTGGCTACCTCCACCATGATAAGAGATGCGGGAATGTCTTTTCCTGATATATCGCATTTTATCGTTGCATAGTGTTTTTCATCCAATCTTCTATAATCAAAATAGTCTCCTGATACTCCTTTTGCACCCTCATAATAACCGAAGAAGTGAATTTTATCGTTCAGTTCCTCCCCGGTCGTGTACTTTCTATCAGCACCGGGTACAGGATCCAGAGGAAGGAATTTTTTCTGAATTTCTTTACCTAAGACCAAGGATTTATTGGCTACTGCCGCTGCTACCAGTCCTTCTGTCATCTGATTGAAGGTATTGGCCAACTCGGAAAGTTCATCCCTGGTTCCGGTCTCGATAGAATAATTTTTCAGTTTTGATTTATCCTGTGTGTCTCTGACAAGAGCAACCCCTTCGACAAGCTTTCTTATGGGATTCAGCATGGTCTGTGCCAATAGCAGAGCACCAGCCAGACCACCGGCGAGGGCTATCAGGGAGATGATCATCGTAATCCTTAAAATGTCATTCTGGATACCAATAATATCCTCCAGAATCCTCTGTATGGATACATCCAGGCGTATTATCCCTCTGAAGTAGGACTCTCTGCCCTTGTTTCTGTAGACAATGGGTTTATAGAAGGTATAGACAAGTTGTTTTTCAGAGAGTGTATCAATACTATAATCCGGATTCGTCTGGATTATATTCGACACGGTGGCTAATTTATCATTGATTTCCGTTTCAATACGACTAATGGTATCCTGAATGATTCTCAACTCTTCGAGGGACGCCGTATCTCCACGGAGGGCAAGGCGGACCGCATCTTCTGATAACTGATCCAGTTGGGTACTCTGATCACCAATGAGTTCTACTGCTTTCTGATTGATTTCAATCTCCAGCATTTTGATTTTGGGAGATAACTGGTCGTCAATTCTGCTGACACCTGCCTCATATCGGTTTATGAGTCCCGACTCATCCAGAGCTTCCAAAATTAAGGGACGATCCTTTTCTGTATAATCAGTGAAATCATAGTTCTCATTCTTCTTATACTTTTGATCAAAGCCTTCAGCCTGACTCAGTGACCATCCTTCGGGCAGACTCAGATCATCTACCGCGACAGTAGACGGGAATTTCTGGAGTGAGTCAATTTCCGGATTATTTGAGCTCCATATATAATTAAAATTTTCAGGGTCATTGGTCCCCTGCCCTGTTATGGTTGTATTGAGAGCTTCATCCATGGCTCTGATTGTGCCGGGTAATAAACCAAGTTCCAGTCTGTTTTGTGTCGGGAGATAGGTCCTGGCGCTGGTGGCCAGAGTTTCCAGGAGAAGTGAACTCTTGGCATACAGACCCTCAGATAAATTCTTTTTCTGTGTATTAATCATGTAATTACCTAAAAATATAGAAATCAGTAAAATCACAGCCAGGATTAATGTCAGCAGGGCCAGTGTAAACTTAAGCCTCAATCCCATTCCTCTCCGTTTCATCACTTTCATCCTCTCTTTTATCAATTCACTTCTGAAGGGAGTTCCTTCAATAACAGATTTTATATCATCTTCCAGATGTTTCGACTCTGCCACCAATCTGAATATTTGCCATGAAGACAGAAAACAGATCAGAATCAGGAAGAAAATCAACAGGGAGAAGGCCACACTGTTCAAGTTGAATATGTGTCTTGCAAGATCAACAGGGGTCCAGAAGGTCTTGTAATCGAAGGAAAAATCGCCGAATCTGACTGTTCCTGTTGAATCCAGCTGTAATCTTCCCTTAGCGAAGGCAAATCCCCGGATTGGATGTTCCACACCTACCAGATAACTGCCCTCTTCAAAGACTTCTACAAGGGGTCCGTTTATAATTCTATCACTGCTGACTACATATTCATTTTGAATAAGAGTGTATTCATAATCCCAGGGTGGCTGACCGTTTTTATCCAGTACGATTCGCCTTATCCGGCCTCTCTCACTGAAACCGCGGCCGATAATTGTGAGGACAACCCTCTCCAGTTCATCCCGTTTTGTTTGGACATCAGAAATGTAGGTCACAGGGATATATTTATTTGTTCTGAAAAGAAGGATGGAAGGCTCGCTTCTGTTGCCTACGTCATCAAAGGCACTGACTGACAAAGCCCAAAAACCATTGTCTCTGTTATTGTATTGCACGGCAGGACTGAGGGTTTGTACTGTTCCCGGAGGTGAAGGCAGGTCCAGCAGGGAGGGATCCATTAAATCAACATCCTCACCCAGAAAATAGAATTGATAACTATACCCTCCCGGGTGTTCGTCAGATGATGACCATGTCAGGGTGAAGGTATTGCTTATAAGATATCCCAGGGCATCAGTGAGAGGTTTAAAAAACCGAACCGGTTCGGGGGGGATCGTATCTCTAGTGATTCTTAGATGCAGAGTCTCCGACCAGTTGCCTGCATAATCTACAAGAGCAATATGGAAGTACCAGTCTCCATCATCCAAGGCTCTGAATGCTTCGGTTCTTTCTCTTAAGTCCAGTAAATCAGGATCTTTTTCAGGCTGGGACTCAGGATTTTTATCCCATAGGTAACTGAATCCCAGTATTCCAGAAGAATCCACGGGTCTTCGCCAGCTGATGACGGCACTGTCATTAGACTGTCTTCCCTTATCCTGAAAGTTTACAGTTTTAATGAGTGGTGGAAGAGCAGACCTGTCAGGAGTCAGAATGGAAATATTTCTATTTTCATTCAGCTGATTTTCCCAGAGTATGAACAGATCATCCTTATGTTTGATCCAACGACCATAGGTAGAATCACCGGTCATCAGGCTGATTCTTTTTTCCTGCCAGAATATACCCTTTTTCTGAGCCATGATGATTTGATTGCCATTTCTGTTATCAAACCAGAGAATAAGCGACTCTCCCTTATCCCTTATGATCCGGGGATAAGCAGTAAAATATGTTCCCCTGGATATTTGTTCAATTTCTTCTAAAACCGAGGCATTCCTGTCAAAAACACCATAATATACCTGAGGCATTTCTCTGCCCAGCCTTCTTTCCCAGACCAGATGAATCCTTCCATCTTCGGCATAAATATGGGGTCTCTGATTGTCAAAGAGGAAGAAATCGTTGTTCTCACCGCTTCTGAACTCACTGAAGGTCGTTAATTGGACCTCAGATGACCAGGTGCTTTCATTCCGGTCTTTACTCTTGAGGAAAAGCTGATACGTATTTCTCTGGTCTGTATATAAGGACTGGAAGACAACATATTCGGTCAGGTCGTCAAATGCATAATGGGGGAGGAAGTTCTGTTTCAGATCATTGCTTTGTATGAAGTGTTCAGGAGTGGTCCAAACCTCCCCTTCTTCTGATTCGCTGAAATAGATGGAAAGTACTTCTGTCTCGTTAGGAAGTATAACTTTTCCTGTTAGAAAGAGAATTAAGCCCTTGTCGGCTTTTCGGAAAACCCTGGGAACAACCGAGGAACTCTCGCTTTCAATTCTTGAAATTCTGATCATTGGACTCTGTAAATCACTAAGTCTATAAATATCAATTCTCTTTTCTGATGCTGCTAATGCCAGGATGGGAGTTCCATTCCTGTCTGTACTCAGTGAAAACAGGGAAACTCTGTCTTCGCCTGTATAGCTGAAGGACTCAATCAATGGAACTGGTTCTGACCAGGTTGAACCGGATTCTGAGTAGGATCCAAGGATTGTAACCATGGAGGGATTATTCTTGTCATATTCCTGCCAGGCTGTCAGAATATATCCCTGTTCACTCGAAATCTGCTGGGGATAAAAAGACTCCCCAGTCTCTATATTCAGTGGATCTTCCCAGTAATAATTTTGTGAATAGGCTGACATCGCAGAGAAAAAAAGCAAGAGACTGAATGTTATATAAGTGAGTTTCAATTTCAGAATTTTGATTCAATTCTCCTTTTCAGATCCTGAAGTGGAGGATAGGATGCTGTTGTTTTGTTACCTAAAAGCTGCTGAACTATAGCATATGCCTCAAAATACTCACCGTTTATATATTTTTCTTCGGCAGATTTAAAACGGACATTAGCAGCGGAAGAAAGAACCACTGTTGTTTGACCGCCTGCATCAAGTTGTATTCTGTCTTTGAGTACTAATGCTGCCTGATTTTCAGGGTTCAGTTCAATTGCCCTGTCTAATTGTGTCAGTGCTACGGGAAACTGGGAACGAACATTACCCTCTACGATGGCATATGCTTTTTCATAGAGAGATTTACTCTCTGCCAAGGCTTTAAGGTTCGGGGGAGGTCTTCTTATTCCTAATAGAATCTCTGCGTTGTACAGGGCGTTTTTCATTCCAGGATAATCCGGTTGCAAAGCGGAAAGGTCTTTTAAATCAATGTAGGCAATATCAGTTTCTGTTCTTAATTTACTGAGGGCGCTCTTGAATTTCTCTTCAAATGTAATTTTGAAAAGTTCAGGATCTTTCAGCTGTTGAATCTTAAGTTTGAGTACACTGGCCTGTTGATTCAAAGGCATGGGAATCAGTATCTCATTCAGGTTTTGGTCTGCCTTATCCAGGAGTCTCAGACCTTTATTCCTTGCGCCTGATTCAAGATCTTTTTTACCGGATTCAAAATTGGTATAAGCCAAATTCAAGAATTGAGTCATTTCTGCATACAGGGGTTCGGTTTCCGCAATCGTTCTGCCCGACTCAACAGAAAGGGCCGCTCTTACAAGGTTCAACCAGTAGTTTATCTCATTATTTGGTTCCGTATTCGTAGAGTACCATCTGCTTTCAGCCCTGAGCAGAATCACTTCGCTCAGGCCATACAATCCCTGTAGATAGAGTTCTTTCCCTTTGGTTACATTTTCCCGGACAAAGCGAATGACTTCTTTGTTCTCTTCCAGAAGGATCCTTGACTGAAGATCGACAATCCTTCTATCCGTGGAGGATCGTTCCACCACGGCTTCATTGAATGAAAGAGCCTGAACAAACAGCTCCTGAGCCGTTGTCAGTTCATCTAAGGCTTGTCTGAACTCTTTGCGGGTCAAGGCGTTTTCTGACTGTTGAAGACGGAATTCTCCCTCTCCCAGAAACCTTTCGGATGAAGCTATGTTTTGATCAGCTTTTCTCTGTAACCTGGTATACTCTCGCAGATCATCTTCCATATTGAGCAGGAGGGCTTCAGCCCGGCCAATATATTCAGACATCTTTTCTTTCTGGGGAATCTCCTTCTGGATTCCCTGGTAATGAGTCTTATATGTTTTTACTCTTGCAGTAAGGTCTGTATTTATTTCCTTTAGCTGTTCGGTAATTGCCATACTCTCCTCTGGAAAAACATAGAGGAGAGAGGCATCTCCTTCTATCGCTTCTGCTGGAGGGATTCCATCCATCAATGACTGAGAACGTGTCATTGAACTTTCCATCTGATTGTATTCCCTTTCCATAGGAAGGATTTCAAAGTCTGCAGAATCCAGGGCAATTCTACCATTCAGATTCATGTAATTCTGTATTCCCCTATCAATAAGTGTCAGATAGAGAGCCCCTTGTTCTGTTGCCAGATTATCATTATAAAGTGCATCCCCGCTGTAGGAATTGATGTATTTGTTCCACCCTTCTTTCAGAAGTAGCAAATCATCAAGTTCTCTGGATACAGTATCTCTTTGCTCGGCCATGAGTTCCAGATCCTGATCATTATAGATGCTGAATTCATCCAGGCGCTGATTAAAAAGGCTCAATTGAGAGTTGTATTCAGCCTTATTCTTTTTTATCCTGATATTTTCGAGGGTAATGTATTCTTTGTTTAGCCATGATTCTGAGGTAGAATGTAGATTAAATTCCGGATCAACATTGATACGGCCGGACCAGAGATTGGTCATATCAATTCCTTTTTCGGCCCAGTATTGGGCTTCATCAAAACTGTTTTGTGCCTGAACCCAAGAATTATTGTTAAAAAATTCTTCTCCCCGGCTC from Oceanispirochaeta sp. encodes:
- a CDS encoding zinc ribbon domain-containing protein, whose amino-acid sequence is MGFYCDNCGKEVNRNTTTCPECGVRFKAVKCPSCGYTDEADFFKGGCPRCGYSGKNESVDLEIKNQPESPPCKNPVLDFISSRAFWLMSGVLLFLLIFIFYKISQDT
- a CDS encoding SpoIIE family protein phosphatase; translation: MSAYSQNYYWEDPLNIETGESFYPQQISSEQGYILTAWQEYDKNNPSMVTILGSYSESGSTWSEPVPLIESFSYTGEDRVSLFSLSTDRNGTPILALAASEKRIDIYRLSDLQSPMIRISRIESESSSVVPRVFRKADKGLILFLTGKVILPNETEVLSIYFSESEEGEVWTTPEHFIQSNDLKQNFLPHYAFDDLTEYVVFQSLYTDQRNTYQLFLKSKDRNESTWSSEVQLTTFSEFRSGENNDFFLFDNQRPHIYAEDGRIHLVWERRLGREMPQVYYGVFDRNASVLEEIEQISRGTYFTAYPRIIRDKGESLILWFDNRNGNQIIMAQKKGIFWQEKRISLMTGDSTYGRWIKHKDDLFILWENQLNENRNISILTPDRSALPPLIKTVNFQDKGRQSNDSAVISWRRPVDSSGILGFSYLWDKNPESQPEKDPDLLDLRERTEAFRALDDGDWYFHIALVDYAGNWSETLHLRITRDTIPPEPVRFFKPLTDALGYLISNTFTLTWSSSDEHPGGYSYQFYFLGEDVDLMDPSLLDLPSPPGTVQTLSPAVQYNNRDNGFWALSVSAFDDVGNRSEPSILLFRTNKYIPVTYISDVQTKRDELERVVLTIIGRGFSERGRIRRIVLDKNGQPPWDYEYTLIQNEYVVSSDRIINGPLVEVFEEGSYLVGVEHPIRGFAFAKGRLQLDSTGTVRFGDFSFDYKTFWTPVDLARHIFNLNSVAFSLLIFFLILICFLSSWQIFRLVAESKHLEDDIKSVIEGTPFRSELIKERMKVMKRRGMGLRLKFTLALLTLILAVILLISIFLGNYMINTQKKNLSEGLYAKSSLLLETLATSARTYLPTQNRLELGLLPGTIRAMDEALNTTITGQGTNDPENFNYIWSSNNPEIDSLQKFPSTVAVDDLSLPEGWSLSQAEGFDQKYKKNENYDFTDYTEKDRPLILEALDESGLINRYEAGVSRIDDQLSPKIKMLEIEINQKAVELIGDQSTQLDQLSEDAVRLALRGDTASLEELRIIQDTISRIETEINDKLATVSNIIQTNPDYSIDTLSEKQLVYTFYKPIVYRNKGRESYFRGIIRLDVSIQRILEDIIGIQNDILRITMIISLIALAGGLAGALLLAQTMLNPIRKLVEGVALVRDTQDKSKLKNYSIETGTRDELSELANTFNQMTEGLVAAAVANKSLVLGKEIQKKFLPLDPVPGADRKYTTGEELNDKIHFFGYYEGAKGVSGDYFDYRRLDEKHYATIKCDISGKDIPASLIMVEVATLFKDYFSKLDIKRDGIHLEKLVMNINDLIAEIDFQGKFAALIVTIINIETGKCWICHAGDKIFYYYDGTEQRVVKKEMETSPAAGMFTSDVIGDDAFKQITHQLKKNDILFLFTDGIEEAKRTFRNIDLSLIKCDGSCDSSIVGDEDFVSHELDSDNEELGLARIEEIMEAILKKKQYKIYQYHQPNPSINLSFDYSNGSGDLKDTVLGLISAEKVFRLYLDPNAGVDDRIRIDNKVDDYLKKHFDQYRDYFRYPIVDEESPEYTYYSHLKEDAQYDDLTILGILKK